Within Coffea arabica cultivar ET-39 chromosome 4e, Coffea Arabica ET-39 HiFi, whole genome shotgun sequence, the genomic segment CAGAATAGTTTCACATTTTTTCCATCATCTCCACCTTTTTGTGTGATTGACTTGCAATTGTGGAGGTGCATGAAATCTTCCTTCTTTAAGTATTATTTGTCTGATTATAAACTGCAGTGGAGGTATTGTTTACAATTCTTGCAAATGGAAGGGTTAAATTGAAATTCATGATTGTAACTGCTTTTGACTGACGAGTTATTGCAGTAATATTCAATACGTGACTGATTGTATGTTTCTCTATTCATTTATTTGGATATAACTAATGTTATAAAGAATTTGACGTGGATGAACTAATGTATTTATCATGATATCAACCATGAACTCtatttttattcataattttcCTTCTGCTATTGGAGAATGATAATTATGCACTAGAACACTTCAATCCCGAAAGCATCTTTTTCTTGTTGGCTGCTGACTATTAGGAGAGAATTGCACAtgttattttgtttcaaaatagTTGGAGCAATATCGTGGCACAACTTAAAGAATGATAGTTTGATTCATTCCCTGCTTTACATTTTTTGCCGCTTATCAAATGGCGGACTCTGAATTGTAACATGGTCAGGTGCTATCAGATGACAAAAAGAGAGCTTTATATGATCAATATGGTGAAGCTGGAGTTAATAGTTCTATGGGGGGACAAGCAGGGGCTTATACGGTACTCACTGAAATTCTAGTTTTTTAGATTTCGAAGTTGTTCATATAAGAAAGTTAATTCGATAATTTGTATTGAGAGGCATCTATTAACCATTCATCTTATTGCAAAGTTTGTTGAGAGGCATATATTTACGCTTCATCTTACTCCCAAAGTGTATATCATGGTCATGTATCACTTTGGTGATGTGATGTCCTCTGTTTACATTGCTAACAAATTAGTGACGATGTGATTTCTCCTATTCTAGCTTAGGGATCTTTTTCTACTCTTTCCATATGAGTGCAGAGTTTCCTGGCATTTGGTATAGCAATAAACTAATGTACCCTTCTGTTCAAAGGCCTTTTCTTCTCTCGCTGATCAGTCAAAAGATAAAAACATGTATATACTATTGGTAGATGTTTTCCTAGTCTTATTGCAGTGAAGTATTACATGAACAAATGTCTTCTATAATGTTTTTCAGTTTCTCATAGTTATGAGCTCTTAGATACAGGTTTATGATTTTAGGTTCAGAGTTCACCTTCTGTTTGTGCTCCAATTTCAATAATGGTTCAAGATAATGTTTCTGATGCACTTACTTTACTTACTTTCAAGTTAAAGGAATAGGACATCACCATAATTAAAATTAGATTAATAGATGGTTCATAAGCATTTAGTGGATCCATTCGTTATGATAAACCATGAGATCAACATGAAAGAGATGTATGTGATTATACCACATCATCATACTACTTTGATCTGACATTTTTTCCTTGATCACATAACAGACAAACCcttttgatttatttgagacTTTTTTCGGACCTAGTATGGGTTTCCCTGGAATGGATGCAACTGGTTTTGGAACACGTCAGCGAAGTACTGTCACTAAAGGTGAAGATTTACGGTAAGATGATGAATTACTGCAGTTAATTTTATGGAACTCCTGGCAGGCTAATATTTTTTTATGGCCCTATGGTGTAAAGTTTCCACCTTTTTTCTGCATGATGGTTCTTTGAAGTATGTTAATTTAGCGTTGTCTTCAATTGATTTTGActgataaaaggatacgtgtTCCATATGCCAAGTTTTATGTCTATTCTGCTTCTCTGCCTTCCATCTGTCTGCTGTTTAGTATATCTTTCATGAGGTGCTATATGTTAAGCATTCCTTAATTGAGTCGACTCATGGACATGGTGAATTTCAGTTATGACATAAGACTCGAGTTCTCAGCTGCTATATTTGGAGCAGAAAAAGAGTTTGAGCTTTCTCACCTTGAGACATGCGAAGCTTGTGCTGGTACTGGAGCAAAGACAGGCTCTAAAATGAGGATATGCTCAACATGTGGTGGCCGTGGTCAGGTTATGAGAACTGAACAAACACCTTTTGGAATGTTTTCGCAGGTATTTCAATACTTTTTCTTCCCGACGAATGGAATGTATACCGGTTGCTCTGTATATAAACACAATGCATGCCTGTTATCTAAATGTTTTCTTGTCTATCTATATGCATTCAAGTATAGTGAAATAACTAGTGGTGTATGCTTTGTCAATAGAACTATGAAGTTTCTACTTATTATATTAATCAGATATACTAAGGATCATTTTCTTCAGTTTCAGTCCATACTCTAGGATTAAGTAACATCTTTGCAGTCATGTCATGGTGCCGTTAAAAGAAGCTCATTATTGAGAATGCGGAGGTGGAAAAAAATTGCCTTTTCATCatgtttgatgaattttagTGTTGAATGTGCGCTTTAAACCTAAATCTGCCAGTTCTTTTCTAATAACTCCATCGCCTGTAGTAATTTCAATTTTCTCAAGTTCattgttttcatttttgaagTTCATTTTACCCTGTCCTTATGCTGGCACTAAGAACAAAATTTGCTGAACGATATGTGGATAAATGAAAAGTTCAAAAGGAACTGACTAAATCTCAATGTCAACCATGCAAGGGCATTGTTGTTGGAAGTCAATAATACTGATTGGAGCACCTGAAGTAAAGAAAGGAGATGTGTCTCAGATAATTATCCAAGGAGAGACTAATGATCAATCTGCTTAAATGACATACACTCTGGAAACTGGAAGTTTCAAGTACAAAAGAATGAAAATATATGGTTCATATTTTGGAGGTTTATGTGGGGTTTGGCAATAATGATGTATAATTTTTTGGGGTTGAGCAATAATAGAAATCATATATATGCATTTGCCTTTTATTTGCAGTTATCATCTACCTTTGCGCAACTTGTCTTCAAATTCCTCTGTTGATACTCTGGCTTTATTATCCCCCTTATGGCAGTTAGTAACTCTACTTTATCATTACAACCGTACAGGTTTCAATATGTCCAAATTGTGGCGGCAATGGTGAAATGATCTCTGAGTACTGTCGTAAATGTTCTGGTCAGGGGCGGATTCGAGTGAAGAAAGATATCAAAGTCAAAATTCCTCCTGGAGTCGGCAAGGGCAGTATTCTCAGAGTTGCTGGAGAGGGTGATGCTGGACCAAAGGGGTATGATTGATGAATTATAGTTTATGTTATTGTGCACCTGTAGTTTGTACTGGCTATACCTCATGAGAAAGTTTTTTTATGCGATTCCTTTTGTTTTAGATTTTGATGACACTGTTATTTTAACATCTAAAATTAGGGTAGTCACCATTACGTATCAAGCTGGTTTCTTTAGATGCATTGTGAAGGTCAACTGCAGAACATTTTAAGATTATAGCCCTTTACACATTCTAGTTAATGCTTCAAAAGATATAACAAAAGGATGATGCAGAGTGAGATGATGTCTTGGATGTGCTTGTCTCTGACTGTTGAATCCTCCCCTTTAATTTTCTGCAGAGGACCACCTGGAGATCTTTATGTATATCTTGATATTGAAGAGATACCAGAGATTCAACGAGATGGCATAAATCTCTCTTCTACTGTTTCAATTAGTTATTTGGATGCTATATTAGGAACAGTTACCAAGGTACACCTACTCttgatgattattaagtgtACCATATAGATTTAATCATGCCCATGGACAGGGTGTTTAGTATACATCCGCTGTGGTGACTGCTAGTTTTGCTTAAACATCAGCATgtctcttttgaaaaattttatttgtggcTAAAAATGATAACAATCAGTCTGGTCCTTGTATTGTTATAGGTTAAAACGGTTGAAGGGCTTACTGATCTCCAAATTCCTCCTGGCACTCAGCCTGGGGGTGTTCTTGTCTTGGCAAGAAAAGGTGCACCTAAATTGAACAGGCCATCAATACGCGGTGATCACTTGTTCACCGTTAAAGTTAGTATACCAAAAAAGATAAGGTATCCTTTGACGCTTAACTCATGATTACTAACTTTTTATGTCTCTGGTACTGTCTTAGATGGTCTTGTGAGAATGTTGTACTTTCATGCTCACAAAAAAGCTTTTTCAGGAATGCATACTAGCCTAGCTAGACTTttttctaattaaaaaaaacaatGGCCTCATTACGTCTTTATTCTGCTGTCATAATGGTTCATTTTATTGTTTAATGTTCTTTGGTTGTACAGTTCACAAGAACGTGAATTGCTTGAAGAACTTGCTTCTCTAAGTAGTAAACCTGGCAAACGTTCAAAAACTCGCCCTAACGTTCAGCAAACCAGTAAGTATTGATTATAATCTATTGGACAGAAGACGAAGCTTCTCTTAGGCCGTTATTCTGTGGGCCTTTCATTCCTTTTATTCAGCTGATGAACAACCCATGATGTTCCTGGCTGCTGAGTTTACAGTGTTATTACCATTTGTACCTATTCATGCTAAATGCACTTTAGCTGCCATCGTTTTAGATGATTCTAACAACAGATAATATTGCTATACCTTACAGCTAAAACTGTACAAAGCGAAACAGATTCTGCTACGAATAATAGTGAGGAATCCGAAGAACAGAACGACTTGTGGAAGAAGTTTACAGATTTTGCTGGGTAAATTCCTTCCCTGTACTTTGTAAAATTATGTCGTAGATACTAATTTTTCAGAATTTGGCCCACATTGTTATGCTTTCAGCAAGTGGTTAGTACCGTTGAGAGACGGTTCTTGTAAGACCTTTCAATTCTTCCCTGCCATTCTGGGTTTGTCGTGTTCTCTTTTACATTGTTAACTAGCTGGCTTGTTTTATGTAGTTACCAGCAtattaaggtagccaaatgacCAACATGGTTGATAGCTGGGGAATAGGACAAACCCATTCTAATCAGTTAATTTCCAGACTTCTTAATCCAATTTCTCTAGTTTATGAAGTTATCTTGTCAAGAATATTTCCTCAGAATCTTGTTCAGTTCAATAAATTGTCAGTAAGTGTCTGCTATAACTGAATTTGCTGTTATCATGAGTTGTGGAAATAAACATGCTTTCTCGTGATCTTTTATGCTGCTGAGTCATTTTAACTTGTTCAATAATTGAATGTTGAAGTCTTCGAATGCTATTGCCTTGTTAACTATGCCTTGAACGCCACATATCTTGAAATGTTATCTTGACTTGTGCATGATTCTGTGGTTGCAGGTCTGTTGCAAATGGAGCACTAAAATGGTTGAAAGACAACCTATAGTCATCCTTGTGGTCAGGAGAGTCCCATTAGGTGCCTGCTTTTTCTTGCAACGCATATCCTATGCTTTGGGCGCCTCGCTTAACAAGCAAAGATGGACGGTGCGGCATTGTTTGCTTCGAACTGAATCTTTCTCAAGCTCTGTtgaagaaactgaggaaaacCCTAGTTgccattcttttatttttttttttgggtgaaccCTGTAAATCTACATTGCTTGCAATTACACTTAGTTCGAGACTATTAGAGCTGGATTCAGCTGAGAGGAACTGCTTCTCATTGTGATCAATTCATATGTAGAATTGTGCATATTGAACAGCAGCTACATTCTCTGCCTGGCCGGAAAGCGTATTGTTACATCGTTACAACAAATAAAATTTGACTAATTCAACATATCACGGTCAAGTAAACCTGAAGGACGTGGCATCCACGTTGAATTCTTACTGCATGTAAAAAGACAGAAATTTTGCAGTAAAGTTTAAATCAGCGGTTTATTTCTAAAGAACACATTTAACCAATATATTCCTCCTCTCTAAGTTCCTCTCGATGGAGAAACGAGTAGCAAGAAAAACATTTCATATCTACGGCAAAAGACGTCAGTCAGACGCTTCACTGTGAACGACTTTGCCTGATCAAAAGCAAGACTGCGGCAATGACAGGGAAAGAAATTAGGGCAAGAGCCTCAATAATGTTGGGTCTTGTTATCTCTGGAAAAACAACACTTCCATACTTTATTGCAGCCGCACCCGCCACAGAACCACCTCCCAGCTTAACCAAGTAGTTCAAATCTTCCTAACTCAAAATAGAACACAAAGGGGTTAGCTTTAAACCAAAGGTGCTGTAGAGGTTTGAGTTGGGCATGAAGATGTGGGGTGGGGTGGAGTGGACTAACCTGGGACAAGAATGCAATGTCATCAGGGTTATCTTTGTCGGAATTTGCTTCTTCCCTTTCAGACTCTAAAGCTCGAACCAGACCGGCGCTGGTCTTGGAAATTTTGGTAGAGCATGTATTTGGGTTGGCAAAGGCAATTCTGATAGCATTTGGAGGTGGGTTTTTGGAAGCCGGGGAGCAACTCTTTAGAACTAGTGGAGCGGCTGCAGAAGCCACGGCTGCCATATCCGTCAACTCGACGTACCAACAGGCAACAGAAAAAGCAGTTATGTGGACAGGAATTAACTGTGATGTGATTCCGGCTTGGCCTGAGAGCCTAACGTGGAAATTTGCTTTCCCCTTGGCTAATAGCGATCCAACGTTTACCAACATTTCttcctgccaaaaaaaaaaaaaaaaaagtgtggaTAAAAATAGAGTTATGTTCAATTGCCTCCCCGTATTGTACTTAGTACATTTGTTTTATGCCATATGTACCAAACAATCTCCTATTTAAGCATACGCATTTCTTTTGACAGTTAAGTGAAATGatattttttttgacaaaaaaaaaaagaaatgatattttgaaaaaaaaaaagttaggcacTGATTAAAgttgaaatctcaaaatttagagtttgagtTCAAATCTTTTTTCCTCTTCCTCTCTTCTTAATCACACCCTTCCTTTCAATGCTgggtaaaaataaaaaataaaaaataaaaaatccaggattttttcttttaatcagGCTATGTACCCATCACCAGATATTGGGGGCCCAATATGTAATCCTCCCTAGGGCCTAACTCACaggattttttcttttaatcagGCTATGTACCCATCACCAGAAATTGGGGGCCCAATATGTAATCCTCCCTAGGGCCTAACTCACAGGCCCAGTCCATCACTTTTATCCCGTTTCAGTTTTTCCGCTCCAAAGTCTCCAACGTTTCATtactttcttcttctcttcacCGGCGGTGGTGAAACCTTTTATTGCTGATCCCCAACCCTAAATAATACCAGATTGTTCTGTAGTTCTCCGTCTATCTGGGATTGAATTCTCCCAATAAACAATCCTTGTTTCTACTTCCTTAATAAAGTCAATCAATTTTGCTAGTGTTTTTATCAAATTagccttttcttctttttttgggggGAAACCTGAAACAAAGCAGTAAAGATGGTGTTAGCGCAATTAGGATCGAGCATCTCGCGTGCTCTTCAGCAGATGAGCAATGCGACAATCATCGATGAAAAAGTTCTTAACGAATGCCTCAACGAGATCACCAGGGCTTTGCTTCAAGCCgatgttcaattcaaacttGTCCGAGATATGCAGACTAATATTAAAAAGATCGTCAATCTGGATGACCTCGCTGCTGGTCACAATAAGCGTAGGATTATCCAGCAGGTATATTTCATTTCTAGTCCGTGATTATTAATTTGGTTTTGTCTCTATAGTTTTGGTGTTGTAATTGTGgccttttctctattttttatatgatttttttttagtttgggATAAAATTGTTAATGAAAGGAGGAGAATCGTAGGAGTGAGCAAAAAGAAATTAGTTGATTACTGAATTGAATGAATGCTTCAATTTAGTcagaagaaaagaagggaatTTATTTTGCAATGATTTGGGTCCAAGAACTGAATTTTGAGGGTGCTGGTTTGAAATTGGACTCAATCATTCGTTAAGGGGTGAAAAATAGGAAAACAGAAGAGGACAAATTTCGGTTGAGGTCAGGTTGAGTGTATATTTGCGAAGGGTGGTGACTGCGGAATTGGTTTAGGTGGGTGACAGTCGGATGAGGTTTTATTGCTTGGAAAAGCAGTGTCTTTGTTGTTTTTGGTGTTGGTTATAGAGCATAATATTTGATTGTGGATCGTAGAGAAGCAGTTTAAGCTACGGGTGGACCTTTTGccaggtgaaattgaagagctaTTGTCTTGTGGACTTGGGACTGTTTCTGATTTGATTTTGTATGAAACTGACAAATTTGTACAATGATATTAAAATATTTTGTAATAGATATGATGCTTTCGATGTGTCATTCTTGCTGCTATCAAACAAGGCTTCAAGGGTTAACTTGGAAATTTACATCCCTCCATTTACATCTTTTAACGGCATGCAGGCTGAACAATAATGAATATACAAATGGAATGGAATTCGAGTGGaagtatttgttttctcaaTATAAGATCAAGAGCAGATGTATTGTGCTCTGTATAAAAATTCATTATGAGATCTTTCCATtacttcaatttttttcttcttggatTCCATTAGTTTTTTGAATCGTTTCTATTACATTCTAGAACTTTTTGGGGGTCAAAAGTGAAAGCATCTTGTATGGAGGGATTAAATTTGCTAATCTAGGATGGGATTCTGCATGCCATTCATATGAAATTATGCAATTACTTTGTAGAGTTGCTTGGAAAAGGACTGCTTTGTAAGATTGGTTCCTTATATTTCGAGTTGTCTACCAAGTTTTGATGACTTTTACAAGATGCATTGACttgatattttctttttcttctgggTTAACATTGTCTGACAACAGTCCCTCTGCATTCAGCCtttgtctctttctttttctttcttaccATCTTCTGATTTTTTAGGATGGTTTTCTTGTTTGTAGGCGATATTTAATGAGCTCTGCAAGATGCTGGATCCCGGAAAACCTTCATTCACCCCTAAGAAAGGCAAAACGAGTATCGTAATGTTTGTAGGATTGCAAGGTACTTGAATGTTTTGACTGATGCCTTCTGAGTTCTGTCTTACTTAACTAACTTGAAACATTTTTTATCAGCTGTTGGATCTATCCTAATATCATGTGGTTGATTGGCTCCAGTGAAATTCTTTATCGTGCTAACTTTCTTCGTCTAGATCTCTCAAATTGTTGTCATTGCAGAAGGTTCTTTTGCTTGTGCTCTTCTTTGATGAGATACATATGATCATTTCATGAATAATTCACAGGGTCGGGCAAAACTACTACATGTACAAAATACGCGTACTACCACCAGAAGAAGGGCTGGAAACCTGCTTTGGTATGTGCTGATACATTTAGGGCTGGTGCTTTTGATCAGTTGAAGCAAAATGCAACAAAAGCTAAAATCCCCTTTTATGGAAGGTACCTTTTCCACTAAAGTATCAAACTTTGTGTCTTTTCATTGATTTAGGGCCTTCATACAGTTGTAATGTTAGATTGTGATGAGCTTACATAATCCTTCCATTTCCATGGCACAATTCTTGCCAAGATTTCTACGAAATGTCATTAAGTTGCTATTAATTACCAGATATATGGTTTAGATAAATGAAATTATGTATCATTTGCTCACTTGAAACTTTTGTGGTTTTGTTGCTCTTTCTAACTAGTTAGTGGAAGACAATTGATGAAGAGGGCTCTCATTACCTTTTTAGTAGCTCATATCTTCTgattgttagtttttttttattattcattttttttaatccatACATGTTG encodes:
- the LOC113742656 gene encoding uncharacterized protein, coding for MNPAAVMANSATLTLSSPEPPQSRIAPVFPFSSSSSSFLAGGTHLRSHKKFISVSLSSSSSQFSKKISARRFGRLVVAAADYYSTLGVSKSASGKEIKAAYRRLARQYHPDVNKEPGATEKFKEISAAYEVLSDDKKRALYDQYGEAGVNSSMGGQAGAYTTNPFDLFETFFGPSMGFPGMDATGFGTRQRSTVTKGEDLRYDIRLEFSAAIFGAEKEFELSHLETCEACAGTGAKTGSKMRICSTCGGRGQVMRTEQTPFGMFSQVSICPNCGGNGEMISEYCRKCSGQGRIRVKKDIKVKIPPGVGKGSILRVAGEGDAGPKGGPPGDLYVYLDIEEIPEIQRDGINLSSTVSISYLDAILGTVTKVKTVEGLTDLQIPPGTQPGGVLVLARKGAPKLNRPSIRGDHLFTVKVSIPKKISSQERELLEELASLSSKPGKRSKTRPNVQQTTKTVQSETDSATNNSEESEEQNDLWKKFTDFAGSVANGALKWLKDNL
- the LOC113742657 gene encoding uncharacterized protein, with protein sequence MLVNVGSLLAKGKANFHVRLSGQAGITSQLIPVHITAFSVACWYVELTDMAAVASAAAPLVLKSCSPASKNPPPNAIRIAFANPNTCSTKISKTSAGLVRALESEREEANSDKDNPDDIAFLSQEDLNYLVKLGGGSVAGAAAIKYGSVVFPEITRPNIIEALALISFPVIAAVLLLIRQSRSQ